TTCGGCTTGGTGCAGTAACGCTCCTGCGTCGAAGATCGCAATCGACGCAAGCCTTAAGATGTGCGACTGCTTCACCTGCTGCCTCAAAACCTGTAGTTTTTGTACTTTATGTTAACGAAAATTGCTGTATCACCTCAAAACACCCAAAGTCAACACCCTAACCTAAAGCCTGTTGTAAAATAGACAATAGAAGGATTTGGGGGGCCATTTACTGGTCAGAAACGCCTATAGAGACTATCTTCGGAAACTTGCAAGGTCTAAAGTCCAGCCAGCTGAAGCAACTACAGCGGCTGTACCACCAGCGCATACCAGGCGATCGCATCACCACGCCTGAGTTTTCCCAGCGTTTGGCGGCAATTAGTACAGAAATCAATCAACCTGTGTGTGCTTACCTCAACCGTCGCGGACAAGTGATTCGTGTAGGGGTAGGCACACCGCGAATTACGCAAATTCCACCGCTGGAATTGCCCCGTTACGGTGCAGAACGTCTCAGCGGTATTCGTTGTATCGCTACCCATCTCAAATCAGAACCGCCCAATGATGCGGCACTGACAGCTATGGCGCTACAACGTTTAGATGCTCTGGTAGTCATAAATATTACCGGGACAGGATTTACACGTCGGGGAGGAGGCGCTGCGGGGTATGTCAAAGAAGCTTATTTAGCTCACCTGACACCCCAAGAAACTCGTACTTTAATGACTAGTCCTGCTGGATTCAAGATCGAGGAAAACCAAGTCCAATCACCAAGTTGGACTATATCGCCGCCTCTAAGCTTGGATATGCTGGCACAGCAGGATTTTATCGACTTGGTGGAAGGACTCGAAGAGGAATTCCGCCGGGAATTCGTCGCCCAAGAAGTAGATGCTGACCACGATCGCGTGCTAATTGTGGGAGTAATTACCGATGAAATTACTCCCCAAAGATTCCAAGACATCTTGGCGGAATTAGCACGGTTAGTAGATACAGCTGGGGGAGATGTATTACAGACAGTACAACAAAAGCGATCGCGTATTCATCCTCAAACCGTAGTCGGCGAAGGCAAGGTGCAAGAAATCGCCCTGACAGCTCAAACCTTGGGAGCGAATCTCGTCGTCTTTGACCGCGACCTCTCACCCGCCCAAGTCCGCAACTTAGAAGCACAAATTGGGATTCGAGTAGTTGACCGCACAGAAGTAATTTTAGATATCTTTGCCCAACGCGCTCAATCCCGTGCTGGTAAGTTGCAAGTAGAACTCGCACAGCTAGAATACATGCTGCCGCGACTAACTGGAAGAGGTCAAGCGATGTCTCGATTGGGGGGTGGTATTGGTACTCGCGGCCCTGGTGAAACCAAACTAGAAACTGAACGCCGTGCTATTGGGCGGCGCATTTCCCGACTGCAACAAGAAGTAGACCAATTACAGGCACATCGTTCGCGCTTAAGACAGCGACGACAGCATCAGGAAGTTCCCTCAGTGGCTTTGGTTGGTTATACCAACGCCGGCAAGTCCACCTTGCTCAATGCCCTGACTAATGCTGAGGTGTACACAGCCGACCAGTTGTTTGCTACTCTTGACCCCACCACCCGCCGCCTGGTCATTTCCCATGCCGAGACTGGCGAAACCCAGGAAATTCTGCTTACAGATACAGTAGGGTTCATACACGAACTACCTGCATCGTTAATGGATGCCTTCCGCGCCACCTTGGAGGAAGTCACAGAAGCCGATGCTCTACTGCATTTAGTAGATTTGTCTCACCCTGCTTGGTTGAGTCATATTCGCTCAGTTAGGGAAATCCTCGCAGCAATGCCAGTCACTCCCGGCCCGGCGTTGGTTGCCTTTAACAAAATTGATCAAGTGGATAGCGAAACTCTAGCTCTAGCTCAGGAAGAGTTTCCTCTAGCAGTGTTTATTTCAGCAAGCCAGCGCTTGGGATTAGAAACCCTACGCCAGCGCCTTGCACAATTAGTGCAATATGCTGTTGACTCTCGGTAAATACTGAAAATAAATTGAATTTACAGTAAAAAATGCCGTAGTTCATATAACTACGGCATTTTCTATTAACTCTAGTTGACCGTTAACAATCAACATCAACAAGATTATGTGGAATTTGCTGAATGACAATATTGTAAAAGACATGCTATAACCACTGATTAATAAGCAAGGTATTCTTATATTTGACCCTAAACCATTTTCTGGCGGCGAATTACTAATTTATGACAGTAAGATTGAAAATAATTTTTATGTAAATGCAGAGTCTTTTAAAACAGTTGAGCCACGCAACAACAGCATTGTGTTTTTCATCAGCCGATATATGCACGAAGTTAAGCCTGTGATTTGTCCATCTAAAGCTTTTGCCGATAGCCGTTTCACTATCAACGGCTGGGTGCGTCGATAAGCAAATTTAGGTAGCTATACAGTACCTTCGTAAATTACCAGAGGTTAACTTAGGGTTGAGTTTGGTAAATCCACCTGAAAGTAGCTACCCGAAAAAATCTGTGGTTGCCTAAATTATCTCTGGTTGTTGTGGAAAGGATTTTTATTGCCCGGTCAAGACATAGTAGTTGAAAGCTCATATACTATAGGCATTCAAGAGTCGTCGCACTCCAAAGGCTCTTGGATTTATAAAGCAAGCATGAAACTTCAGTTATCAAAATATTAAAACCGTATTTTTTCTGCTAGTACTTATTGCACATGCAGCATATTAGCAGAATTTACATTTAAATATATTGTAATCATAAAAATTAAGTATTCAGTATTTATACTATTGCACATACATTTTTTTATATAAATCAGCCAATAAATAAAGATATCAATAAAACGGTAAAAAACAGAAGCCAGCAAGAAAAACTAAGTAGACAATTAGAATCGAAATTAACAAAAAAATACGCACAGAGCGACTGTTATTTAGTACATTACATCATGGCAAAAGCATTTTCTATCCGACTGGGATCTTCATTATTAGCCGCTGCGGGTTTAGCTGTAGCTACGTCTTGCTTAA
Above is a window of Nostoc sp. UHCC 0702 DNA encoding:
- the hflX gene encoding GTPase HflX, giving the protein METIFGNLQGLKSSQLKQLQRLYHQRIPGDRITTPEFSQRLAAISTEINQPVCAYLNRRGQVIRVGVGTPRITQIPPLELPRYGAERLSGIRCIATHLKSEPPNDAALTAMALQRLDALVVINITGTGFTRRGGGAAGYVKEAYLAHLTPQETRTLMTSPAGFKIEENQVQSPSWTISPPLSLDMLAQQDFIDLVEGLEEEFRREFVAQEVDADHDRVLIVGVITDEITPQRFQDILAELARLVDTAGGDVLQTVQQKRSRIHPQTVVGEGKVQEIALTAQTLGANLVVFDRDLSPAQVRNLEAQIGIRVVDRTEVILDIFAQRAQSRAGKLQVELAQLEYMLPRLTGRGQAMSRLGGGIGTRGPGETKLETERRAIGRRISRLQQEVDQLQAHRSRLRQRRQHQEVPSVALVGYTNAGKSTLLNALTNAEVYTADQLFATLDPTTRRLVISHAETGETQEILLTDTVGFIHELPASLMDAFRATLEEVTEADALLHLVDLSHPAWLSHIRSVREILAAMPVTPGPALVAFNKIDQVDSETLALAQEEFPLAVFISASQRLGLETLRQRLAQLVQYAVDSR